The following nucleotide sequence is from Phacochoerus africanus isolate WHEZ1 chromosome 6, ROS_Pafr_v1, whole genome shotgun sequence.
TGACTCCCTACATTATATGGACTAATATTTGTTCCCTGCTCCCTGTGAGGCCATTAAAACGTAATCCCTGGATCACCAGAAACCCACAGGTGCCGAGAGAGCAGTCATAGACTTTTCCCTCAGGATTTATGTTTTTGCTTCATGTTTGACTGCTGGGGATTTCCTTACTCTGTTGCCAGCTCAGCCATGCAATGAAAAGTTTTTCCAAACACTTTATATAGTGTTTAGGATTATTCTGTAATGTAAGGCTTTTCAGAATATCAAGTCTGTAATACTGCCAGAAATGGAAATCTAATTTATTCTTCTTAAATTGTGCTTAAATTAGCATAGTTCCTTTTCAGATGACTAAGTTATTTTCTACTAAAAATTCCttataagaaaaatgtttctgtaaaaatagaaaattacaaaaacCTCATAGAAAGAGAATATTGCTGAAAATTTTACCACTTCCCAAAGATATTCATGTATTACTATTATGTTGAACCATGTGAAATACTCTTTCAACAGGTCAAAATTATGGttcaaagaaatatttcctcccagtcttTTTTAATAACTGTATTATACAGTTAAAACAATAGTTTATATAAAATCttgtatgttttttctttgaagaaacatTTCCCCATTAAACTTCTCACAAATAGCTTgcttatataataattatatacataatatttagGATAATTGTTTTATTACCCTATTTTcagacatttaaattgtttccatgtttttataTAACTAGTACTATAGTGAACATCTTTGTGCATAGAGCTCTTTTAcgaattttgtattttctcttagaatggataaatggaaatgaaattgcTCATTCTAAAGATTAAAATTTTGAAGAGTCTTATTACCTATCAGCAAATTACACTTCCACTTGTagatttaaaatatcagaaaagaagtATTTGAGGTCTCTTTCAATTTCCTGATTTGGTATTTCAATTCCTCATCAGAAAATTCATGTgactggagttccagttgtggctcagcagtaacaaactcaactagtatccatgaggttgtgggttcaatccctggccctgctcagtgggttgaggatctggcattggtgtgagctatggtgtacgctgcagatgcggctgggatcttatgctgctgtggctgtggcttagaggggcagctgcagctccaattcgacccctagcctgggaacttccatataacatgggtgtggccataaaaagaaaagaaaaaagaaaaaaagaaaagtcatgtgATACTTTAGCTCTAACCTATATCTCACCTATTGTGATATGTTCTCATTTTCATATTATCTGTTCTTGGTTTAAATAGCTCCTAGATACTCACCATATTTTATGTAATAACTGAAAGAATCTCATCCAACTTCCCTTAAGAAGTTTTCAAAAGTACTACAAAATCGGATTACTTAAATCTACCTAAATTAATGCTTCAAAAAGTTATACTAATTCATCCAATTtcccttagaatattttttcaaaagtataaTCAAAGTAAAATTACCTAAATCTATCTAAATTAATTATTGAAAGAAGTATACCAATTCTCACCAAAGGCCTAAAACTTACTTCCAAGTAAGTGTccagatttcatttcatttccatttgtggAAACAccactttgtttctttctctcaagTGCCTCTCTACATAGCAAAAAAAGGCAATAACTCATACATTGTTTCTCACTAGATTGTTTCCATAACaataataaaagcttttttattGAATGCCTAATTTATGCCAGGAACTATGTTAGGCCCTTCATGTGATCTCTAACTCCCAAAATAAACTTGTAAGAGAACATCTTGCCCTTTTGGTAGCTGAAGAAAACAGTTTCAGAGAGGTTAAAGTGTCATGGGAAAGTAAAAAGTGCAATCAGAGTTGAAATGGATTTGGCCAAAGTCAAGTCTTCCTctacagaaatatatatacatgcacagcTAGTCAAAGTTATGGCTCAAAAGTGGGGGGGGTGTGTCTCTTTTGTGCAGCATACCAGGTATCTTGGAGCAATGAAGGACCCAAGGACACAACAGCTCATCCTTTACATCATAGTTAAGGTTTAAAGACCACAAGAAAGAAAGCTACCAACCTTGTGAAATCACTGctgagaaataaacaaacaaaaaaatatgagaaaataaatgcatagcCAAAAGATGGTTTTCCCTGTGGTTTCAGTTTTAATCAGCTAATGACACCCAAGAATAGCATGGCTAAGCTAGTTCTCTCATTCAATGCCATGTTCAAGTGATGTTTCACAGCTTTAATAGCCCTGTCAACATTCATCAGGAAATCAGTGCAGCCCTCCAGAATCCTGCCATAAAAACACAGAGACTTTTTTAATTAGAGCTGTGCAACCTTCAGCACACCCCAACTCCATGTTGAATTGATGTGTCTCATTCTCACTTCAAACTCACCAAGATTCAGATGAATCcaagggaagcagagaggagtCAAGATGGGCCCAGCtgaacacatttattttcataggCTTCATAGTAAGCTTTTAACTCTTGATGCCTtggcctttaaaaaatgaataaatcatggTAGGAAAATCTAACTCTCCCCAGTATGAGGGTGTTAGGTAATCTATATGCTGGACAGAAGTAGATGTAAATTCAAGATTCTAGTGACATCAAGTTTTgctatgtgtgtatgtacctGCATAGAGAATATTATGCAGGCAGGAAATGAGGAGCCTAATTGAATTTGTCAGCTttgtcatttcattaaaaaatatgatattCTTTACCAAAAGTCTtgcatctgtgttgttttaaaaatataatgagtcTTTTATGATTATCATCCCTGGTTCTTGAATGGATTTGTGTACTCACTGAAAATCTATAGCTAGAGGTGGTAGGAAATAGTAAGGTATAGACACTTTTCCTAGAAATCTGAGGATTGCAGACTCTTAGATATTTTGCTATTGAAACCATAATACATTATGGTGACTTATGGTGAATTATGGTTATCTCTGGGTTTGAAGCTTCCATTATCTATGAATTAAATGGAAAGAGtttgctcttttcatttttcaattcaCTACTCAAGAATTGTATTCCTaaccaaaaatttaattttgtttttaaaaataaatagctctAGGCAACTATAGGAAGAAAATTTCCAGTCAAACTAATATGAAACCCATTTGCTAATTGTGGGGGGAgataagcttttaaaattatacaggataaaaataaatagctcttacaatggcaagaaagaaaaaaatgcatattttgaatCTCCATCTATTACTGATCTTTTTGCCACAACCTTTAGCTTCTTTAAGATCAAACAATATATTAAACATGATTtggtctattttaaaaaatatatttgctataAATCAATTATCTTGAATTTGatctcaaatttaatttttcttcaaataaacatACAGCATCAAGTAgtacagatattaaaaaaactttcctCAATTGCTCTGCCAGAGCACATATCCCTGCCAATCATGAATCCaaaattctttttcaattttttaaataaactaaagaCTTTTTATAAAATCTTGCTTCCCCAAAATTCATGTACAAATTATGACCtcacttttgtaatttttcttggcAAAATTTCTGGAATAAATTAATCAAATGCAACCTTCCATAGGAAAGCACTTCCAAAGAATAACTTCCTCCACTGAAAAGGAGTCTGAAGAATGACAAGTGACTTCTCCACTTTCTAATGTAAAATTTAATGCTTATTTGCCGAAGTATTCCTTTTTTACTGATAAAAGGAAACTTTGATTGGAAATTCATTACATGTGTGAAATAATTCATTTCCTGTTAAACCTGAAATGTTTAGGTACAAATATATCTGAATATCTAGAATAGATGCACTGAAAAGAGATCACATTTGGGGTCATATTTTTATTCAGGGTAATAATCTAAGAGTATTCCTACATTTTGATAAATTTGGTTTGAGGCCAAAGTGGAATAAAACAGGTAAGGAAATGAAACTTGTTAAATTTTTTGTAATCGTTGCAATGGGAAGTGACATCTCATAAACTTGTCTAGGAAGAAAATCCCGACCTCCTGTAATAAAGTCAGTACGTGCAGAGAAATGGCATGAAGGTCAAATTAAGGGTTGATCTGCCTTCCCTGGAAGAAATACCGGGCCACCTTGGGTGAAGGGCTAATCTTGCAAATGGGCTTAGCAGGTACTACACTATCTGCATGTTTAAAACTCTAGCAATGCTATCTTTCTCAAAACAGCTCCCCAATGTCTATTACTCGGACCTTAAATTCCACCactagaaatttattctcttcctttttatattttgtcccattctaaAACATAAATACTACAGAGAATAATAATACATGAAGCTTGTCAGTCAGTTCTGTCTTCATGGTGatgcatttttaacaaaaaagtgAATTAGGTTTGGAATAATCACCTGTAAGGGAAATAATAGTAAAGGGGAAGGCCCTAGAAGATGCAAGAGGGCCCTGGGGAGTGTGGGAAGGCACTGGAAAGGCAAGTAACCCAATGAAAAGCCTCACAAATTCTATTTAAGTGGAGTTATAATCATTCTGTGGCATAATTGCATGAGGGGGTGATGTTGCTGGTTGGGCTCAAACTCTGCTTCTAAGAGCTAGGCACATATATCGAAAATAACACAAGTAAGGTCTTcttgaacaaaaaataaaatataaaatagctgaGAAAATTAACCATCTTTTCATCAAAAATATGATCCTTAAAGAGTCAGTATCTAGAGATAGCTCTAActgaagcatttctttttctatttctacaaCATGTTTGGAAGGCAAGAAACTCAACAGCAACGCTTTAGGAGAAGGGCCCAACACATTTCTCAAAGTGAGTTCCATAGAATACTTGAATGGATAGACAGTAAAATGATGAGTGGGAGGGAGTCAGGTAAGTAAGTCTGAGAAAAGCTTTACACTACAGGTCTCTCTTAGAGggttaaaatatatgtatggcAGAGACTACTATGTGTCCACTAAAATACACTTGCCTGTTCTCCAGATCACATTTTCCAGCATTCTTTGCAGTTGGGTATGACCATATGACCAAGTTCTGGACAAGGAAGTTTAAGTTCTGGGTAGAAGTCACATGTGCCACTTCCTGGTTTGGCTCATTAAAGATCTTCCACGAACCATCTTTCCTGTTCTTTGCCCCTTCCAACTGTCTCAAATGGAATAAATCCCACATAATTTGAGGGGCTCCTCACTGAGGATGATAAAATTGATGGATGTTGAGTGGCTTTATGAATTACCTTTGCGAGGCCTAAACAGAATGCTCCCATTGGCCAATGTCATAAGCCAGAAATACATCTTATTTTGCAAAGCCGCTaagatttcagtattttttttctattacaataCTTTAGGTATTTATCCTAACTAATAAaaggcttttcattttatttatttatttatttatttaattttttttggtctttttgctatttcttgggctgctcccgcggcatatggaggttcccaggctaggggtcgaatcgagccgtagccaccggcctatgccagagccacagcaacgcaggatccgagccgcgtctgcgacctacaccacagctcacggcaacgccggatcgttaacccactgagcaagggcagggaccgaacctgcaacctcatggttcctagtcggattcgttaaccactgcgccacgacgggaactccggcttttcattttaaatgtctgAAAAGTATGACAGTTTAAAATCATGTTTACTTTCATTAAACTCAGTTTTTCCGCTTATTTGACCACAGAGCCTTTATGGTTttgctttcactttaataaatattagctagtAGAACTATTAGTTTTCTAATTTGAGAAAACCCATGTCTTTCTTTAGGGAAGACCGTACTCCCCTAGATTTCTAACTAGAAGAAGGGAGGACTAAGAAATAAGCTATGGCAAGTGGTTGACAatgagttagggttagggttagggctagAGTTAGGGTTAGCAGCAGGGATTTTCATTATAAACTCACCCGTAGAGCTATGTTAGCTATTCCAATACGGAATTAAGTAGATGAGTGCCAAGAACAGAGGCATGTTCTTTGAGGAAGAAGCTCTAAGATAGCCTCTCTCGCAACTGGGAGCTGGGAATGGCCCTGAAGAGTTCTGCCTTCATACCCAAGGACTTTGACATCAAAGAGAATTTCCTCAGTTTATCCAAGAGGGAAATGGATGACCCCCTTTGACCCTGTTTACATCGAGACAAACACTTTCCATCTGGACAAATACAAGGCAGTCAAGGTGCCCATGATGTATAAAGCATACAAGTTTGCCTCCACagttgatgagaattttttttttttttttttggccccacctgtggcacattgaagttcccaggccagggatcgaatgcatagcacagcagtgacccaagccatggtactgacaacccagatccttaaccactaggccaacgGGGAACCCCCAAAAGAATTTTCATTATCACATCCTCAAATTGCCCtaccatggcaatgccacataTCAGTGGTCTTCATGGGGAAGATGGGTGGCCACCTCACCCTTGATGACTACCTGAACACAGATCTGGTGGACATGTGACTCAGAAACATGAAAACCAGAAACATGGAAGTTTTCTTTCTGAAGTTCAAATCAGATCAGATGTATGAGGTGCATGAACTGCTTAAGTATATGGGAATCAGGAGAATCTTCTCACCCTGAGCTGACCTGAGTGAATTCTCAGTTATTGCAAGAAATCTTTAAACATCCAAGGTTTTCCAAAGAGCAATGGCTGAGGTCAGTGAGAAAGGAACTGAAGCGGTGGCGGGAACCGTGTAGGAAATGACTGCTCATTCCACCCCTCCCATCATCAAAGTGGTCTGGACATTTCATTTCATGAGCTATGAAGAAGTCTCTAGAATGTTGCTATTTCTGAGCATGGTGAATCCAACTCTCCTGTGATTTACGGCATGCATGAGTACTTAGAAAGTAATAGCAAATGCTGAATCTGAGGCGTTTGAACCTACACAGGACATTGGCACAGGGTGTCAAAAGAAAAGAGTGTCCCCTCTTGTTCCCAAATGTTAGTTTTTATATAAAACCACTCATATAAATCTGAGTATTaaattcaaagttattttaaggaggaaaaaaataaagtaaaaggagGGAAGAAGCTAGAATCATACATAGAAGCTAGGGATTAGTGAGAAGGGATAAGTGTGGTGACAGggtctaatttctttcttttttttccttttttttttttttttttctttttagggccccaccggcagcatatggaagttcccaggctaggggctgaatcagagctgcagctgcctacaccacagccgcagcaactcgggatccgagccacgtctgtgacctgcaccacagctcatggcaacccagatccttaacccactgagcgagaccagggatcaatcaaacctcatggatcctagtcagttttcttaactgctgagccacgatggggactcctaaatttcttttaacgttgcattattttctcttttcatgtaaAACCATCACACAGGAATAGTAATTACTAATAATGGCCTTGTTcagctattttaataaaaatatgtatcatgACCTTGTAGCAATTAGAACTCTAtcagaaaaagcaattcaaatgaAGGGGAATTACTGGTCTCAGAGGTAGGCAAACTTCAGTTCTTGTTTGACCCAACAGTTCCATGATGTCCCCAAGGTCTAGCCTTTTGGTCTCTCTGTTTTTCCTCCTGTGAAATCAGAAGCATCTTCAGTTTGCTTTCTACTGTGGTAGCAAGAACTGCAGCAGTTCTAGGGTTCATACCCATACCTCACAAAAGATCTTATTTTCCCTTCAAAAAACTCCACCCATATTTTGTTGATCTAATGCGAGTCAACACCCCTTATCGTACCCACACAAAATTCAGTGTTTGGGAAAATGCCATATACTGATTGACTTGTGTCTTGGTTACCCAGACCTGTCACTATGGCAAAAGGGATCATCTCATTAAATTAGACAAGTTGGGTCCCTCTCTTGTAGCTGGTGGTGGGTTAAATCCTTCCCCACACCATATGGCTACCACACAACAAGGgagcagtggaattgctgatGGAAGGATGATCACAGACCAACttttgaataaattttataataataagaGCTAATACTCACACACCAGACATTTATTATATATCAGACACTATGCTAAGTATTTCAGTATATTaatccattaaaatataattaactcaTTAAATACATTAACTCACAATAACACTATAAAAtaggcactattattatttttttcttttttccatttttatggctgcacctgcagcatatggaagttcccaggctaggggtcaaatcagagcagcagccgcaggctacaccacaaccacagcaatgccagatccaagctacatctgtaacctaagctgctgcttatggcaacactggatccttaacccactgagtgaggccagggattgaaaccacatcctcagagacaatgtcaggtcattagcccactgagccacaatgggaactcccataaaatcgGCACTATTATTAACTTCACTTCacaaatgaggcaactgaggcatagataggttttttggggggaggggcaaaatcAAGGCAAGTAGGTTTTGATTTTTGAGCTTGGTTTTGATTCTAGACAGTCagatttacatatacatatgtaactATACACTTAATAACATGCATAAATACATTTACACACAGGTACTTATACTCATATTcataccacatacacacactcatgcacacacatttatatactgGATAAGAAGTCCAGCTCTTCAGATCTTTATGGTTATAACAAAGGTGCCATCTGGCGTTAGAACCCTCTAATTGCAGAAAAAGCACCCAAGTGGAAATGAAGaccctcaaacaaaataaacttaatttcAAAGTAGTCCAAAATCCTAACATTGGAGCTCTGGCTCACTCTCTGAGGCATCCATATCATGCCTGAAAACACATTTAATATTTCACAGTTCTGCTTCCATTATTTTCTATATGACCTGCAAAAACCACTCTTGAATGGAAATCACTTCATTCTCATGTCAAGGGAGAGAGCATACATGGAATATCTTATTGGGGGAAAATGAGTTGTCCTATACTACACACACCAAGTCCCCCCATCTTTAGCACCCCATCCAGCTCTGTTGCATATGTCTGCCTGTCCCAAGTTACCGATTTTGGAGGCATGGtacttttcttcctctctaaatTAATGGATAAATTGACAATTGCAAATCTTGCCCAGGACATGGGAGTACATTGAGGCAGTCTCCCTGTTTAATTCCTCTGGCTGCTCTGTTATACTTGGGTCTTGACATTGGCTAGACATAATGGAGGCACTCTCTTGGGATGAAACCCTGGCTAGAAATCCAACCCTGAGTTTGCTCATCTGTTTCAGAACAAGTAATTCTAGATTTTTGAAACTTTCATAACTAACCTTGAAACAAGGTCACCAGGAGCAATATCCTCTAGCCCAGACCTTCCTGTCAGCACTTTTACTCCACTGTAGCATACCCTGTCAGAAGTTCCTCCAGTTAATGATTTAATAAGCTTTCTGGTAAACCAAAGGAGAAACTTAACATGTTCATACTGACTCCTCTCCCTAAAAGCTCTCTGTAGGGTGTTtgcactgtggcatagtgggttaagagtccactgcagcagctcaggtcaccatggaagtgtgggtttgatcccaggcctggcatagtgggttaaggatccagcattgccacagctatgccataggtcacagctgtggctcagattcaatccctggcccaggaacttccaaagccACAGATacggccataaaatttaaaaaaataaat
It contains:
- the SERPINA10 gene encoding LOW QUALITY PROTEIN: protein Z-dependent protease inhibitor (The sequence of the model RefSeq protein was modified relative to this genomic sequence to represent the inferred CDS: inserted 3 bases in 2 codons; substituted 5 bases at 5 genomic stop codons), whose product is MSGRESEACSLRKKLXDSLSRNWELGMALKSSAFIPKDFDIKENFLSLSKXGKWMTPFDPVYIETNTFHLDKYKAVKVPMMYKAYKFASTVDKNFHYHILKLPYHGNATYXVVFMGKMGGHLTLDDYLNTDLVDMXLRNMKTRNMEVFFLKFKSDQMYEVHELLKYMGIRRIFSPXADLSEFSVIARNLXTSKVFQRAMAEVSEKGTEAVAGTVXEMTAHSTPPIIKVVWTFHFMSYEEVSRMLLFLSMVNPTLL